The Pedobacter cryoconitis genome has a window encoding:
- a CDS encoding SprT-like domain-containing protein: protein MEKVDVLAQYMPPEAAPVIAKWIDYFQCEFKISKSRATKLGDYRHPFKELGHKISVNNNLNRYAFLVTTVHEFAHLLTWNDHKNKVKPHGGEWKHNFKRMMTPFLEQQVFPEDLQKAISTYLTNPSASSCTDLSLSRALKKYDGILDHSRLEELPQHTVFTIKDGRRFKKGEKLRKRFRCECLDNGNIYLFSPLAEVVVSATGT, encoded by the coding sequence GTGGAAAAAGTTGATGTTTTAGCACAGTATATGCCCCCTGAGGCGGCTCCCGTAATTGCTAAATGGATCGACTACTTTCAATGCGAATTTAAGATCTCCAAAAGCAGGGCGACCAAACTCGGTGATTACAGACACCCTTTTAAAGAACTGGGACATAAGATCTCTGTCAACAATAACCTGAACCGTTATGCATTTCTGGTTACTACCGTGCATGAATTTGCACACCTGTTAACCTGGAACGATCATAAGAATAAGGTCAAGCCACACGGCGGAGAATGGAAACACAACTTTAAAAGGATGATGACCCCATTTCTGGAGCAGCAGGTTTTTCCCGAAGACCTTCAAAAGGCCATCAGCACTTACTTAACTAACCCTTCCGCCTCCAGCTGTACTGACTTAAGTCTGTCCAGAGCACTTAAAAAGTACGATGGTATACTGGATCACTCCCGGTTAGAAGAACTTCCCCAGCATACCGTATTTACCATTAAAGATGGCCGCCGGTTTAAAAAAGGGGAGAAACTCAGGAAACGTTTCAGATGTGAATGCCTGGATAATGGGAATATCTACTTGTTCAGTCCTTTGGCCGAAGTTGTCGTATCTGCTACAGGTACATAA